Genomic window (Gadus chalcogrammus isolate NIFS_2021 chromosome 3, NIFS_Gcha_1.0, whole genome shotgun sequence):
TAACAAAGTTATCTCTTAAGATGCTGATTGGTCCAAACCATTGTGGTCCGGCCACGAGCGCATAACTTGGAAGCCTGTCAAGATGAATTCTCGCGTGATTTGGTTTTTGCGAATCCAGCGAATCCAGCTGCCTCGCAAGATACTCCAAATAGACTACTAGACCTTCTCATTCTCAGGACTGGACAGGCACCCAGTTAAAACAAAAGCCCACCATAGACTCTTCCTGCTGAGGAGCTGAGGATATTGGAGGACAGCAAGACCATACTGATCATTATCAACAAAATCACAGGACACTAGGACACCGTATTGACCTGCCACAATGTACTTTTTAACATCCAGTCTTATCGTTTTTTGACGACAAATTTCTGTATGCTTGCATATGGACAATAAAGTTTTGAAACATACCAAAAACAGGTTAATTTCTGGAGAATGTATTGTTAGTGGGACACACTAAAATGTCTGATTATTTGACGAGAAAGATTGTAAACTACTGAAGTGTTCCAACAACCTCTAGCAAGCTGTCCTCCCCAGGTTTACGTGTAGGTTATCGTTAAATCTGTACAATTATGTACACCAACTTTGTATCAGACAAGTCCTACTATTAGTGCATTATATCAAAAGGCCACTATTCCCCTGGGGTCTTCTGGGCGTCGTTCCAGTTTGCCTGGTGTAAGGGTTAGCCGCCCTATGATATGAAtttgaaaggaaaataaatcaacaacTTTTTTTAACAAGTGAGAAATTTGGTTGTTTATTCAGCATTTGATATTAGACTGAACGGTCTACAGCGTGTATAAAAAATAACCACTTCTTTCTCTATCGTACAACGTTGACTCCAAAGACAGAGTTGGGAGGACACAAAAGGCAGGAAAGACAAATGTATCTCGACGGCTAAGAAGAGTGGTGAATAATATCGGGGGGAAGTATTTAAACCAGACCAATTTAGAACAATTGCCCTGCTGCCCCTTCCCTGGCCCCCAAACACTCACAAGGCCCATGAACAGATACATTAGACACATGTCACCGATGTTTCACATCTTCCGACAAAGCCTTGTGCAGTAGGGCCAACCTCAGCAGCAGTCAGTAAAAGTCCTCTCGGAACCTCGGTGGATCAGGCTAGAGGGTAACATTCCGGATGGAGCAACAATTCTAGAATCAAATGAACAGGCGGTAACGGGAACAGGAGGGAGATTCTAGACGATTCCATATTTCGCCAGGTCCCCGAGCTCCAAGTCCCCGTAGGCTTCCCATGGGCACACCACCGTGATGTCAGTGCCGAGACCCTCCATGCCGGGGATGTCGTCCCCGAATCTGATTGGACAAGAAGACAAGAGCGATGTAATGGGATCTCTTGCCTGATGCAGGATTCACTTTTGGttcttaaaggttgtatcagcgattctaggccaaaacataaatgatcatattcatctgatctttcctcacgatcaGCTAGCTGCCCGCATCTTTGCAGATAGCCTATGCTCTGAGGTAGtagacaaaaacaaatggtactaccaaccacgcaaaaccaaaataaatagtattccaaccaatcacagacaaggggtggttgttgttgggtttTTTGCTTCATTCATCAGAAGTGAAgtcacccaacatcgctgatgCAACCTTTAGCAGGTTCATTGAATGGACAAGGTACTTAAATGCTGCTCTGTTAGACTGTCAACATGTTAATTCTAATTTGTTTCCAAATGTGCCTGTAGCCCAGCTCACCCCTTCTGGCCAGGCTTTGGGGCCTTGCTCTTGAAGGTACGAGCAGCCCTCTGCTTGAACCTGGGGGCGGCCTTCTTGTCGGCGGCGGCTGGAACAGCAATGTCCATTTTGTTTTAGATTCTGGAAGAAAACGTGAGGGCATAACATCAGCAATTGACCAGCAGCAATAACTACATGTGCATTTTTTTAACCCTAACCATACATGGACAACAAAGCCTGTGAGGAAGTTCAGTTCACACTGTCTTTAAAATGAGACTTGGCCagctctcaatctctctgtgcCATTACTCCAGCTGTTCACAGAATGATCCCCTCATCGACTGTTTCTCGGGTCCCTC
Coding sequences:
- the LOC130379348 gene encoding retinal cone rhodopsin-sensitive cGMP 3',5'-cyclic phosphodiesterase subunit gamma-like, producing the protein MDIAVPAAADKKAAPRFKQRAARTFKSKAPKPGQKGFGDDIPGMEGLGTDITVVCPWEAYGDLELGDLAKYGIV